A window of Rhipicephalus microplus isolate Deutch F79 chromosome X, USDA_Rmic, whole genome shotgun sequence genomic DNA:
CAAAGCAATAAAAACAGTTGTGTCAGGTTGTaagcatttattctttgctttttgGTGGCGAAATGGCCTACGATAACGCTATGAGAAACTCGAAAATGGCAGAAAAAACACAATCACACAAACATTAACAATATATGCGAACAGTATAGCCGAAACGAGCAGTGCGGGGAGACTTGTACCAGCCCCTTAGTGTTCGATGGGATGGGAGGGCTTCGTTGAACTTGGATCGTACATACTCATACGCGGCTGGACTAAAAATGCAAAGTCAGTGCAAATGCTCGCAGCTCAGGTGGGTACTTGCCCTTCTGCTCATTGCCCACCCTGCACAGTAGTTGCTGAATGTCATCCGAGAAAACAGATGAAAACACATGCGAGCCTTCTTCTAGAGTTTTCGCTCTCTGATTTCTTTGATGATTTCTTGGGCGGTTTCATTTCTCTTGACCAGCCTTCGTTTAgtttgctgcagtgttttgaccTTCTTCTTCAACTGGGTTATCTCTTCTTGTGAGGAAAGGACCTTGTCTTTGTAGAACTGTTTGGTTGGCGAGTCTTCAGGAAAATTTTCAGCTCCAGGCAGGTCGCACAACCCAGAACACTCAGGACCAGGCGGGGCCGGGAAATCTCGAGACTTGGGGTCGGGACGCTTCCGTTTGACCTGGGTTTGAAAGCATACGTTTTCTCAGACGAGCTAAAAAGGCAGCAAGCGCAAAAACTAAATAAAACCTCACACGTATAATGTGGGTACAATTAAGCTACacattttctttgaagaaataatAAATGTATTAAGTAACAAGCTTTTTCATAATCGTGCACGAGACATTGTATGCCAGCAAAAAGGACATGCACCCGCTCTGGTAATATTTTCCATTCGCCGGATGTGCCTTTAAGTAttgaattgtaaccactgtcTGTATGCTGTGGATGTCAATAAtgtttttgtagtaaacattgctgcatgcccattcctgcttaagacctggtaaacaggtcagcagtaataaataaataaatatgtatctTGATCACCAGTTAAGGCGAAGGTGAAGCAGTTACCATTACCGGTAACTTCACCTTCGCCGGCGGCGTCTGGTTGGTAATGCGGTAAACGGTAACGCAAACACGGTAACGATATGCTAAAACTACAGCTACTCCTCCACAGTACCGCCAATTCTCGGCACGCAATCAATGCCACGTATACTCGCAACAACATTTCGTGGAACAAGTATTATGTAGCGGCCGTAACGCCACAAGCGTTATGCACGCTAAACATTACGCTTCTCGTCCAACGATGGCAGTAATACTCACAGGTTTCTGCAGATGAGGCGGAAAACTTGGAAACGACGTGGGCACACTTCCAACCCGCAGTCGCGTCGTTTGCCCAGTGCGG
This region includes:
- the LOC142777106 gene encoding THAP domain-containing protein 2-like, yielding MKEQQNGIVCTCAAVDCRIFLDRFPKNAEVRSLWERAVHREGWRAKDGDRLCSVHFSPECFDRTGQTTRLRVGSVPTSFPSFPPHLQKPVKRKRPDPKSRDFPAPPGPECSGLCDLPGAENFPEDSPTKQFYKDKVLSSQEEITQLKKKVKTLQQTKRRLVKRNETAQEIIKEIRERKL